The Phalacrocorax carbo chromosome 2, bPhaCar2.1, whole genome shotgun sequence region TGTTTGCTCTCCTCCAGCTTGTAGAGAAAGCAGTCCTTAAAGACCAAGAAGTGTTAGGTAGGAGACCACCAGTTTTgaacacaaaaaggaagaggCAAATCACTCCTGGTGGTGACTGCTTTACCTTGACCTTCACCACTGATTGTTTGCTACTAGAGATAGTTTTTGTTTAACCTGTATAAAATTGCAGTCCCTTGGCTAAAACTTGTAGACCAAAGActtgtggagtctcctttcctggagacattcaaaacctgcctggacacgttcctgtgccccctgctctgggtgtccctgctcaagcagggggtttggacaagatgatctccagaggtcccttccaagccctgccattctgtgattctgtgaaagcagagTTCCATCTTAGAAACTGCtatgctgctttctgcttttttctctgtgttgttGTTACGTTATCAGAGTTGCTGTAGGAAGCAAGGGATGATTAAGTGTAAATGTTTTTTTGTGCTCTACATTTGGAAGAAATCATAACTTGAGTCAATAATCCATGGAATTACTTCACTTCTGGTAAATGTTTTGTAGACAGACTTAATATTTTTGAGTGAAGAACTAACAGTAGCATTAGTATAGATCTCAAAACTAAttagttaattttaaatgtctcaTTTGGTGTCAGAATGTACCAACTAGAGAAGAAGAATCAACAACTCTCTAAATAAGTGTAAATACGTTACTAGAAGTGACTGTTCATTAGTATCTGGCAGTGTCTGTTATGCTAGCATGctatatttaaaatcaaacGAGTAAACTACTGATTTGTAAGAGAGAAAATTTGAAATAGTTTTTGAAGATATTTGTGACACCTTCCAGAGTTCTAACCCCTTGTCTTTCAGGCTAACACCTGACTTAAGCTGTGGGCTATCACTCAGCATGAGCAAGTAATTATTTAATATAGCAGTTCAGATCCATATCATACCAAACAATGTGGCTGACAGCCAAACTGAATTCCTGatcattttttcttcaaagaaaaatagtgGATTTTATTAGGCTAATCTAGATtccattataatttttttaaatataaacagagAAGTTTatccagtgaagagtacactaACAGGGCTTGTTATCTGTGCTTCTTTTTTGTGCCTCTGAATGCTAAACATTGTAAAGATACAgatatatacaaatatacagATATAGTCAAAAGTATAAATCTGTTGCTGTTGCTTATGATCTTAAATCATGTATAAAACTGTTTTAAGCCAAGTAGCAATTAGCCACAGTGTGATTATATCCTTTCGATCTCTTTCCCTCCAGAAACGGGGTTTGACTTTCAAAGTCACATGGATATTCTTTTCTGTAATATTGTACATGTAAACAAATAGAACTAAATTATTCTAATAGTAAATATTTTAGCTACTTTGGggaacaaatattaaaataatgaaaaattaaaatatgtaattctGCCAGAATTTGCTATAAGTCTCCTTATTGCTGCtctcttttccatcttttttgttAGTAATATCTTTGCACTTATTCTGTCCTGCTgaatttaataaagaaataataattttaatagaaaatagtTCACTAGATAAGTTACTTTTCAGCAGAGATGTATGTCTCACCCTTTGGTTGTCATGTATACTTTTTAAAGAACCATTTGTGTATTTAATTATAATGTAAATAGAACTTCTCTGAAGATGATTTAATGCAATGAAATGTTGTAGGTGGTCCTGAGATAGCCAGGGAAGAAAGCTGCTGAATCACGTATATTTAAACGCGCTTAATGATCTAAGGTTATTATAGAAGTCGACGACTACTCTTTACATCAACTTGCCAAATTAGTATCATGGAAGGAGTGTGGTAAAATGATGTTTTATCCCAAGTACATATCCTCTTAAAATAGGACCAACTAGTGCCTTTTGCATGTGACTCAGTTTTTCGGGTTATAACCCACTGATTGAGCACTGCTGTGCTCATTCATAAGCAAGACACCTCTACTTCAAGATAGAAGCAGTACAAAAGAGCATAGTCAGCATAATTTTAATACTGACTTGAGAGGTAAATAGAAAGCAGTTCAGTTTTTTCAGTTGTATGTAATAAAACCCTCATGTATAAATTTTTAGGCAGTCTACCCAAGTCACTTCATGGTTTGTCTAAGAACTGGTACTTAGTAAACTATAAGAAATATCTGGATCTTCTAGTTTGATCACCATAGTACACTGGGGTGGACTGTGCTGAAACCATTTAAAAtagatattagaaaaatatattttgtattaaaaaaacaaaaaagtcatcAGTGGAGGAAGTTCTGCTGTCTCCAGAAGTAGTATATCCTAGTATTCCATCAATTGAATAGTTCAGCTTCTCCTAATACTCTACCTATTACTCAACCTGCATttactggtttttgttttttttttttcctttcccctcctgcaAGTTAGTCAGAtttctccctgctcttcctgatgcttggaaaaaagttgGTTACCATCTGTGTGCCAAACTATTTGGTCTTGGAAAAGACTTATATTTTTGTCGGTGTCTTCCTTTGTAGATAAACCAGTGGTTTCAGCCTTTCCAGatgacataatttttaaagctcttttcattcttcatttttatacTGTAGACTTTatctaatttaatttccttttgaagCATTGTAACTGGCTAAAACCCTGGTTACAAAAGAAACTAGTAATTACCTTCTCTGTCTTTCATATAACAGCAGTTAATGTATTCCAGAATGAGATTTGCCATTTTTGTGTGATTGCATTACAGTTTATTGTCTCATATTAATAGGCAATCCATTGTAAACCATCAAAATATCTTTCTGCATACTGCAGCATAGCCAGGTATTTcctgttttgtgtgtgtatgcttCATTTCTCCTTCAGTAACaatctgtacttttttttttaattcatttcacACTTATTGATTTCAGTATATATCTGATTTGTtgaaattgctttgttttctgattcttttcttcaaaatgctttctgcatCCTCAGCTCTCTTTTTTTGCAGGTTgtataaatatgttttattgCAGCACGCTGGGCAGTAATGGCAGTAGTGAATGCTAAGCCCAGATATTTACTGAGAtgcctctcctgcccccccaccAATAACAGGGAGATACTGGTGATTTCTATTCACCCATCTCCTGTGTACTTTTGATAGTAtcaatatttcagtgtttactATAGCAACTTTTTAAACAGTCTGGAGAGAATTTCGTCATGTGCTATCAAGTTAGAAGCACCTGCCTGAAACAAATACTGTTTTacaattcctctttttttttttttttaatttaaactctgTGAGCATCTGATCACAACTAAACTTTTCTCAGAAGACTAAGGCACCTGAGTCCTTTGCATCATATGttgtttgcttccttttctggtGTAGTAATTGACCTTTATTTGTCTTTAGTTTCCTATTAGATTCTGTAAATAAACTGAAAGTTTCTTGTTGCTTCTCTGTCTGTTGGTAGTTGAAATTGAtttagtgatttatttttttaaatatattttatatgaatTTATACTCTATATACTAGTGCTTTGTTGATTGCccttgtttctattttttgtaagttttctttttcaggttattggTTATTGAAGAGTTTCAGATACAACCTTAATGATCATCTAagtttctctccctcccccccccaaagctcTGTAGGATTAGCTTGTTCTAGCGTGTATTTATACAGTCTTTTTCCAGCAACTGCcaggtttcctttttcttcttaaatacataaataaataaataaatgtgtgtttgtttaaatCTGCTCTTAGAAGATTTCCTTATTGTGCTGTTCCTGATACATTTTTCCCTatcaatttccttttttttaaaagttacctTCTACATTTACAAGTAGTTCTACATTTAATCATATACAAAACTAAAATACCTCTTGCAGTATCTTCTGCCTTCTTCTGAAAACTAGTTATTCCCAGTACGCTCCAAAAATTTCAATCTTTCCAAAAGATTTAGGTAGCTAGTCAATTCAGTGTTACAACATGAAGCAGTCTTTTGGACACAAATAGGATCTTTTGGGTATGGgcacagaggagaaaatggGAGTGATTTCTTTAATTGATTTTGAAATTCTAACCCTCACCAAAAGACTTAAATTTTTAGACAAAAAGTAAGTAGAATATTTTATGGTGTCTGTCAGTTActgcaacatttttatttgatgaTCTAATATAGTAGTTGCTGAAGAACAGCTTGAGCTTCTGGTTTGTGAGTGTTACACTATTCTACCCAAATTTTCTTGACTCCTTCTACTTCTGCTTTTGAGGATAGAATATTTACTATGAATCATTATTTCCAGTTTTGAAATTCATACACATGCATAAGCTAATGACAGACAACATTTAGCTATCAACTAagtgtaaatattttctcataatAAGTACTAACCTGATATTTTTGCTGCCATATTATGGTCTTTAGTCAATAGCTTACTGAATTCCTTTCTAATCAGTAGCCATTTGTGAATGCTTTTCCCATTGGGCTAATTAGTTCTATCAGTGATAATTCTCAAATCCAGCCGCTTGCTACAGATTGGTTTGATGCAGACAGTGGTGAATTAATGGATGGAGGCTGTACATGAAATGTGCGTAATTATCTAGAATTTAAATTGAGGGATTTTATTGAGTGTAGTGATGATGCATTTTCTGGTTCTGTGGAATTGCATGTAGGAAGACACTCAGAATTTGAGTATCAGTTCAGCAGCACAACTGGTGTGGAATTGTTAGCAGTGGTACTTGAAATGAAAGGTGACTAATTTTCTGGAATGGATACAGAATTCAAATTACTTTGCTCCTTCTGTGTCCTCTGAAATGAGTGTTTTGCTTATAGGATGTATTGAAGGAATTCTTATattggaaaatactgaaattcatTCTGTAAAAAGTGAATATTAAAAGGATAGtataaattgtttcttttttatctgtAGGAAGTGTAAATACAAACTTCTGATGCTCTTTGTCTGTGATACACCTTGTGGCATTAGACCTGTTgtcttaattaaaattaatgaataaatttttttccctttgtttagGAGGCCTTATCGATGTCAATATGAGTGAAATTAGTTTTGATGAAATTCAGCAACTGTTTTCAAAAGATTTAGATATTAAACCAGGAGGACACTGGAAACCAAAAGACTGTAAGCCACGATGGAAGGTgagatgctgcttttctgttttggtttttttttccaggtggtATATAAGAATAGTTTGCCATTGCAAGCACTCAGTCTTTTACTGCGATGTATTTGACAGAATATGTAGCATGTTATGGTATATGTGTTATGCTGTCTGCTCAAGAAGAGGCTAAACCTTGAAGAAAAACTTGAAATGGATTGTCAAGAACTTCTAAAGGTTCATTAACTGCTGTTACTAAACATTTTATCATATGTCTGCAAATTTGTCCTATGTGTATGTTGCTTAAAGTATAATTAGAAGCAAGTGaacataaaaggaaaatcttatttatattttactcaggttttgttttcgttttttaattttttaagcaaaattgCAACACACTTTCCTAGCAGGACTGAGAATGTAAAACACCAAGCCAGTTTAAATGTAAAAGTTGAGAAGTCTATGTAAGCTGTGGGAGACTTGATCTGTATTGAAACATTAACACTTAAAAATGCTAATACAAtagcttaactttttttttttttttggaaggtgGCGATCCTTATTCCTTTTCGGAATCGCCATGAGCATCTTCCAATTTTTTTCCGTCATCTGATACCTATGTTGCAGAATCAGCGTCTGGAATTTGCCTTCTATGTTGTTGAACAGGTAACAGCATTTACTTGAAAAGTGACTTTACAAGATTCCTTACTAAAGGGAATTTGATATTCTTATCAGATTTGGATGAATCCAGAATTTAAACATTGTTACTCCACTGTTGTAATCCTttgaatgaaaaaggaaaactcagCTCCATTCCCAGTTTAAGCAGTGGCCAGATacatgttgcttttctttaaatatgggCTAGTATTTTATAGGTGACAATGTGGCTTCTTGGAATCTATTGTCTTTGTAAGTTttcaaggggggaaaaaaaagtgtttatgtATAAGAATTGGAAATGGTCATTTACAGAAGGCTGTTTTACATCACATGCTCACTGAAATCCAGCTGAAGACAGAAGTATTAAAGTGTATACTCTCCAGTTAATATATGTGAAATACAATGGACGCATTAATAATATACGATTACCAACTAGTACCTTGGCTAGGGGTCTCTGTAGAAACAGAGAAGAGTGGTtacggaggaaaaaaaaaacgacttaaaaaagaaaaaatgtagtttCTGCAAGCCGCAATCAAGGAATAAAGTAGTTTGGATGGGTAGCTTAAGGAATTTGTACCCTTGCTGCCTGAGTAGATAGCTAGATCCCTAAAGAAATAAGAGGAGTTTATTTTCATCGTTTATGTAAGGCAATCTTTTCAGGTGACATAGtgaaaaatttacagaaaacaaaaagatccTCTAAAtggtcactgaaaaaaaaggcatgtagGATTCAATTGCTATATCAAAAGGTCTTATATTGTCTTCGTTTGCTCAAAATGCATGAAATCTAAATTGTACcggaaatgaaaataattttaatctgACTTTATTAAAATTTCTAAGAAACTGGAAGTAAGTTCTAATATAAGGTTAATTATAAATATGTAACAAAATTGTAGGCATTTTCACAGCATCAGAAGTTTCTTGGTAGTTGGCTTttaacaagaaacaaaacttaatgtttctttcttattttatatcAGTATTTCTTTAAGTAGTAATGTCATGCCATATTAATCCGAATCACCCATATTTTGATACTTAAGAGTTACTAGTGATACAAGTTGCTAGTGCTGTTATGTTTTGTGTAAGAGAGGAGAACACGGTGACtttttaaatcacaaaataCAGTTGGTGTAGTTGGTGCTAGCTGGAGGAATAACAGGCGTCTTTGtcagtgtggttttttgtgtggtaGAGGATGTATTTCTCATAGTATTGACATTTGGTCTCTCTTCTTGATTCTTACAATgtctcctttgttttctgtttgaagaCAGGTACACAACCTTTTAATCGTGCAATGCTCTTTAATGTTGGCTTCAAAGAGGCGATGAAGGATGCTGCCTGGGACTGCATAATATTTCATGATGTGGACCACTTACCTGAAAATGACCGAAATTATTATGGATGTGGAGAAATGCCACGCCATTTTGCAGCAAAGCTCGACAAATACATGTACATGTAAGTAATTAGTTCTATTCATGTTGCTTCTTAAAGAGCCAGAAACATTCTTAAAGTGTGTATGAATTTTGTGACACTATGTACAGTAGATGAAACCGATAAAATAGTCTCCTACCATGCTATTTACATAAATGAATATCTAGTTATTGAAAGAAAGATTTAAGTTTAGTGTCTACATTTGATATGTTGCTAATTTGAAgatattatttataattttcagtgttGAACTTGTTACAATGAggttgatcttttttttttaaaaaaaccagataGCTATGTGTGTCAAGTGGGGAAAACTTACCTTGCTTATTAGAAACCTTTTCTGGCTATGTAAGTCTTTGCAGTGGCTGACAACAAAGATAAGCAGATAATCTGCAGCAAAATTCCACAGGAAAAATTTCTTACTTAACTTATAAATGTAcaattaatttctgctttgcactcctttttaaacagattattttcttactgCTAGACCATTTCGTGTCTTGTATTCTGTCTCTGTGGAAATTTGATTAATATGGTGGGTCCTGCAGTTTTGGTacctcctttccttctgccaTTTTACATTAATGATGTTTCACTTGCTTTTTAACACTGTGCTATCTCATGACACTGTTCCAACTGTTTAACAAAAACCTGTGGCTTACTGCTTgctatatttatgtatttgccATCCTGAAATTTTATTTGTGAAGCTGATCAACTTGACAACTGGGTCAACCTGACAGATTAAAAGCACtgtatttgaaaacagtttttggACTGAGTTTTTGGACTTCAGGTTGTCAGCCAGTTAGCAGTCAAACCTTTAAAgactttatatatatttaaaaacataaaatacgTAAACATATAAGCAATTTCATCTatctttttatgtatttataaaatactttatgtatttatgtatacaTTTATAAAATTTATAGTGTCTacagataaatatttataaaatatgtttatgAAACAGATAAATGTATATGTAAATACATAtgtatgaaatataaatatctaTTTCTGTGTATATGCAAAAAAATGCATGTGCACCGTGCACACAAACATACCAATGAATAAAAACTCAAATAATTCCATAAACTGTCATACCccaattgtttttgtttttgtttggtgggtCGCTTTTGggctggtggtgtttttttttttgtttgggttgggatttgttgttgttgtttttgtggtttgttttttttttctttggtgggGGAGAGTgtgtgttttttggggggaagttTAGAAGACTTGTTATTTTACTTAAATGTTGAAAGGGATATACAGTAACAAGCTTCCCCAAAAGCTATTAAGGTTTGGTTGAATCCTGTGTTTCCACAGAGACCAGAAATTACATGActctatatttctttttctttccccttgcaTTCTGGAGTTATTTGTCCTTCAGTGTGGCAATTGTGTCCTAAGCAATGGTAAATCTTTTTGGTAGATAGTCCTAACTCCTTGAAGGTTCCAGATTTGGAAGAGTCTCCTGAGAAATATGTTCAATTGCTTTTATTTGATGAAATTATGTGCTGTTTCTGAAAGAGGAGCACACTTCACTGTAGCAGCTTGCGGGTTAATGATGCAAGTTAATATTGATGGAAGTAaatatagactttttttttttttaaaatgacaaagtGTTTTGAGAACTGGAAATCACATTGCACGGGCCTTagtatgttatgttatgttgGCTATAGTGGCTGTTCGTGTTGGCCAACTGTTAATTACTTAATAACTTGTGTTAGTAATTACTGTGTGCTTACTGACAAAAAAGCCTAGAAAGCCTTTTGATTCAAAAGTTTAGCTTCTAAAAACtggaaaactgtttttaaaataattatttatttcactgtaatTGAATATATACTGTTAAACTGTTCCTCTCAGATTTTAACAGTTCTGTAGAATATAGTAATGAATTAGAATTACTGAGTTGATGCATTACTGATTTTCAGTTGATTAAAGAGTAGGTTTTTCTCAGTTGAATAGtgtcaaaataaaatagtttgaGGGCTTCACTTTACACTTCAGCTTTGGACCTAAATCAGCCATCTGAAATATGTGATAGACTTCTCTTTCATGTGGTGGTACTAATTTGAGCTACAGTCTAAGAGTACCTTTTATGCAAATCAGACACTACTGCAAACATTTTATTCAACTTCTGTATGTATTAATGCCAGCGATCTGTGAACCAGTTTCCTGTAGTGAATACATTCAGCATCTGCTCATGTCCTTAATGTGGGgttgttcttgttttattgAAACGTACTGTTCAAAGAGAGGGCTACCTATCGAAGTTCAGCTAATAATACAgaatttgtcttttgttttcagtcttcCATACAATGAGTTCTTCGGTGGTGTGAGTGGCCTGACAGTGGAACAATTCAAGAAGATCAATGGGTTTCCAAATGCCttttggggatggggtggggaagaTGATGATCTTTGGAACAGGTGAGGGTTCAGTGCTTATGTCTTTCTCATTGTTCTGTGGTATTCACCCCTTGACAGCAATTaggtggttttttctttcagttgttacttttgtaaaatttgttttaaatgaacaaattcTAACATTTCTGAAGAGTTCACTTTAGAAATATCAGAACATACCATTTGAAGGGATAAGTGTGATGTTCTTTTTTCTTGGCCTGGGGACAGTTAACAGACTTTTAAGAGATAGGTCTTGTAACAAATAACGGGTATAACAACAGATAACTATTAATCATATTTAGTCTCATTCCTTCTAGTCTTCTGTGcgttactttttaattttaatttacatctCTTAATTTACATTGCTGCTAGCATTATGGAATACCATCCCACAGGCATGTAGAGTGAGCACCAGTTTAAGTATCTTCCATATCTTAGGACCAGTGTACAACAGTGCTCACTGTATTACTGACTGCTCACAGTAAACAACAGTAAAATGTTCCCGTTGACCTGTTGAAACTAAGTGTCTGCATGAGTTTATATATAAAGCGATATGGTTTAGAGGAAGAGTTTGTATGTTTTTACTCTTTTTCCTtactatttttgtatttttctgctattGTGCTTTAAGAACAAAGcaggaaataataaatatgaaattattattatttcacacTTTATTGGTTTTGGCAGCTTTTTTCATTGTTGGATTAGGGGTGTTCTGGTTTTTAGGGAGAGAATGTCAGTGAACGCAAAAACTTAGCTTTAAAAGATTTGAtgcttatttttcacttttgctgTAACTTGTAAGAACACCTTTTAATACTCTTTGTACAGATGTTTCTGTATTACATTATAGGGTTCACTATGCTGGATACAATGTAACAAGACCAGAGGGAGATTTAGGGAAGTACAAATCCATTCCTCATCATCACAGGGGTGAAGTCCAGTTTTTAGGAAggtaagaaaaacagagaactgTTCAAATACTAGAGCTAAAGATGTcaaattttttcttaaacacatGCAAACCTTCCACACATACAAATAAGCAGTCAGTGCTTATCAGTATTATTCCCTCTTTAGTGCTAAACTTTGTATTTCCTAAAGAAATGCTTGGTGTTCAGATATTTCGTATTTAACCATGAGAGAGGCTGCGTTTGTATTTCAGAAGATATTACCATCATAATCTTTGATGCAGAATGTTATTGTTCCTTAATAGTTTGGGCATTAGTACTGGCAGGGCTCCATTAGTTGGTTAATTTGGATATTCTGCAAAAGGAAGCAGTACAGCTAGGGGAAATGATGCCTGCATGAAAAGAGACTTTAAAATCCCTCAAGGATTGGTTTCTTCCAtcatatttcattcttttctgagATACAGGTCTTCCCATTTCCTGCTTCCATTGACGTGAACTTTGTCTTTTGGAGttcctttcttttgctgcaaAGATGCAAAACACTTTTAAGTGGCCAGTAGGTGCTGGCTGCACTAGATTGGAATAGTGATCAGAATGCAGCTGATGAGCTACACCTAAAAATTAGAATGTGAAACACAAAGTAAAGGGTTTATGGTATGTGTTTTCAGATAATTAGAAATACTGCTCAATTCTGTTATCAATGGGTGTCTCTTTTTCTGGGatatctttattttctgctttatttgtaatttttaaatagacaCCTACAGTAGACATGAGTAGAAACGTGATATGAAACTAAAATGTATATATCAGTAATCTGGGGGAAGGGAACTGGTTTTTAATCACCTCAAATTTAGATGTTTGCAAATGCAAGAGGCTCAAGAATGTAATGAAAAACTATTCAGACATTTAAATGTGTAATGATGAACAGTGAAGGTTCCTAAATCTCCTCTGAGCTCCATAGTTGGATTTTGTAGCAAAAGAGCATGAAGAAATTGaaagttctttaaaaatcagcttaGTTTGGGACCATAAAAAGTATACGTATCGAATGTTATTCAGTCTTAATGTTAACTTATATACGTGAAC contains the following coding sequences:
- the B4GALT6 gene encoding beta-1,4-galactosyltransferase 6 isoform X1 yields the protein MPLLRKVLRVSNRSMLAFIFFFSFSSSCLYFIYVAPGIANTYLFMVQARGIMLRENVKTIGHMIRLYTNKNTTLNGTDYPEGSNSSDCVAQTTMYLPENFTYSPYQACPEKLPYMRGLIDVNMSEISFDEIQQLFSKDLDIKPGGHWKPKDCKPRWKVAILIPFRNRHEHLPIFFRHLIPMLQNQRLEFAFYVVEQTGTQPFNRAMLFNVGFKEAMKDAAWDCIIFHDVDHLPENDRNYYGCGEMPRHFAAKLDKYMYILPYNEFFGGVSGLTVEQFKKINGFPNAFWGWGGEDDDLWNRVHYAGYNVTRPEGDLGKYKSIPHHHRGEVQFLGRYKLLRYSRERQYIDGLNNLIYNPKILVSRLYKNITVNLIPELAPVRDY
- the B4GALT6 gene encoding beta-1,4-galactosyltransferase 6 isoform X2, whose translation is MVQARGIMLRENVKTIGHMIRLYTNKNTTLNGTDYPEGSNSSDCVAQTTMYLPENFTYSPYQACPEKLPYMRGLIDVNMSEISFDEIQQLFSKDLDIKPGGHWKPKDCKPRWKVAILIPFRNRHEHLPIFFRHLIPMLQNQRLEFAFYVVEQTGTQPFNRAMLFNVGFKEAMKDAAWDCIIFHDVDHLPENDRNYYGCGEMPRHFAAKLDKYMYILPYNEFFGGVSGLTVEQFKKINGFPNAFWGWGGEDDDLWNRVHYAGYNVTRPEGDLGKYKSIPHHHRGEVQFLGRYKLLRYSRERQYIDGLNNLIYNPKILVSRLYKNITVNLIPELAPVRDY